In a single window of the Pseudomonadota bacterium genome:
- a CDS encoding HU family DNA-binding protein: MTKAEIVAKVAEKVKVTKKVADEAFQTIIGCIEGALKKGEKTTIVGFGTFSVAERKARKGRNPQTGKEIKIAAKKVPKFSAGAALKAVVSGKAIAKPAKKAPAKPKKK, encoded by the coding sequence ATGACTAAGGCAGAAATTGTAGCAAAGGTAGCAGAAAAGGTTAAAGTCACAAAAAAAGTTGCAGACGAAGCATTCCAGACAATCATCGGCTGTATCGAAGGGGCGCTCAAGAAGGGTGAGAAAACAACAATCGTAGGATTTGGGACATTCTCAGTTGCAGAGAGAAAGGCAAGAAAGGGCAGAAACCCTCAGACCGGCAAGGAGATTAAGATTGCCGCAAAGAAAGTGCCTAAGTTCTCCGCAGGTGCGGCTTTAAAGGCAGTAGTCAGCGGAAAGGCAATAGCAAAACCTGCAAAGAAGGCACCGGCCAAACCGAAGAAGAAATAA
- the der gene encoding ribosome biogenesis GTPase Der, whose product MKPIISIVGRPNVGKSTLFNRIVGYSKAITEDTPGVTRDRNYGEFEYDGREFVLVDTGGFEPATEDNMFQLVERQIHVSMDESSAILFVLDGKDGLLPQDTEIANVLRKHSKPVFYVINKVDSQKRENDLTEFYKLGTGKLYPVSAAHGLGIGELLDDVCRALPVRGQGSKDRGQGVKGSRGQGSGDQGFEGSRVRGFEGSRGQENTSKEDDQSENGADQSEIRNPKSEILIAIAGRPNTGKSSIANRVLGSERMIVSEIPGTTRDSVDTKITFMGKDVILIDTAGLRRKSRISMKVEEYSVSSAIRTIERAHVVNLVIDAAEGVSHQDASIAHMVLSRGKGLCIVINKWDLVNEKARQNEYEQMVMNRIPHCSFAPLVFASAKTGKNIERIIETDIRIYGQLQKIIPTPTLNKVFEGFLKKTAIPRVQGNQIKIFYVNQVTTSPPTFLLFSNRPELIPEHYKRYLENSLREKYAFTGAPIRLFFRKK is encoded by the coding sequence ATGAAGCCTATTATTAGCATAGTTGGTCGTCCGAATGTAGGTAAGTCCACTTTATTCAACAGGATTGTAGGATACAGCAAGGCTATCACCGAGGATACCCCTGGTGTTACAAGGGACAGGAACTACGGTGAATTTGAGTATGACGGGAGAGAATTTGTCCTTGTTGATACCGGCGGATTCGAGCCTGCAACTGAAGACAATATGTTTCAATTAGTTGAGCGCCAGATTCACGTGTCCATGGACGAATCGTCTGCCATCCTCTTCGTGCTTGATGGAAAAGACGGTTTATTGCCCCAGGATACTGAGATTGCGAATGTTTTAAGAAAGCACAGCAAACCTGTATTTTATGTGATCAACAAGGTAGATTCGCAAAAGAGAGAAAACGATCTTACCGAATTTTACAAACTCGGCACAGGAAAGCTTTATCCGGTGAGCGCTGCCCACGGGCTCGGTATTGGCGAGCTGCTGGATGATGTTTGCAGGGCATTGCCGGTCAGGGGTCAGGGGTCAAAAGATAGGGGTCAAGGGGTCAAGGGGTCAAGGGGTCAAGGGTCAGGGGACCAAGGGTTCGAGGGTTCGAGGGTTCGAGGGTTCGAGGGTTCGAGAGGTCAAGAAAACACTTCAAAAGAGGACGACCAGAGCGAAAACGGTGCTGATCAGTCCGAAATCCGAAATCCGAAATCCGAAATTTTAATTGCCATTGCTGGCAGGCCCAATACCGGTAAATCTTCCATTGCAAACAGGGTTCTCGGTTCAGAAAGGATGATCGTCAGCGAAATCCCGGGCACAACCAGGGACTCCGTGGACACAAAAATTACATTTATGGGCAAAGACGTCATTCTCATCGATACTGCCGGACTGCGCAGAAAAAGCAGGATTTCCATGAAGGTTGAGGAATATTCTGTTTCAAGCGCAATAAGAACCATCGAGAGGGCGCATGTCGTAAACCTTGTCATAGACGCTGCAGAAGGGGTAAGCCATCAGGATGCCAGTATCGCACATATGGTTCTTTCAAGGGGGAAAGGTCTCTGCATCGTTATTAACAAGTGGGACCTCGTAAATGAAAAGGCAAGGCAAAACGAATACGAGCAGATGGTTATGAACAGGATCCCCCACTGCTCCTTTGCACCGCTTGTCTTTGCCTCTGCAAAAACAGGGAAGAATATTGAGAGAATAATTGAAACAGACATAAGGATATACGGCCAGTTGCAGAAGATAATACCTACACCCACCCTGAATAAAGTCTTTGAAGGGTTTTTGAAAAAGACTGCCATTCCCCGGGTACAGGGAAATCAGATAAAAATCTTTTACGTGAACCAGGTAACCACATCTCCCCCCACGTTTCTCCTCTTCTCCAACCGTCCCGAACTCATACCCGAGCATTACAAACGGTACCTTGAAAACTCCCTGAGGGAAAAGTATGCTTTTACGGGTGCACCGATAAGGCTGTTTTTCAGGAAGAAATAA
- a CDS encoding radical SAM protein, whose translation MSNTLRYEIGPIRPPNEAYSLLVRFTRNCSWNQCAFCHVYKGRRFEKRTLDEVRRDIDTIKTIYDDIMDLSRKQGFAGKITEPLAESIFSSNAYNECYKSIAVWLYFGGKNVFIQDANSLAMNPEDFIAALTYLKEMFPSIDRVTSYARSRTIAKRLTADNLKRMKDAGLTRLHIGLESGSNFLLKYMNKGVTKEEHIECGEKVKASGIELSEYIVLGMGGRKWWKEHVQDTSDALNIINPDFIRFRTLKVTKDMPLYEKVESGDFILSTEEEILLEERFLIEHLNGITSYIKSDHILNLLEEVEGKLPEEKEKLLGVIDEFLSLTDEQRLVFRFGRRAGIYRQLNDLNDELTYFKIKKQIREMEQKEPGSVEKTLLLLLENYI comes from the coding sequence ATGAGTAATACCCTGCGGTACGAAATCGGTCCCATAAGACCGCCGAACGAAGCATACAGCCTGCTTGTGCGCTTCACAAGAAACTGTTCATGGAATCAATGCGCTTTTTGTCATGTATACAAGGGAAGAAGATTCGAAAAAAGGACACTGGATGAGGTCAGGAGAGATATTGATACAATAAAGACCATATACGACGATATTATGGACTTATCCCGGAAACAGGGGTTTGCTGGTAAAATCACCGAACCTCTTGCCGAATCTATTTTCTCAAGTAATGCCTATAACGAATGTTATAAAAGTATCGCCGTGTGGCTCTACTTCGGCGGGAAAAACGTTTTCATCCAGGATGCCAACTCCTTAGCCATGAACCCCGAAGATTTTATCGCTGCACTTACCTATTTGAAAGAAATGTTTCCTTCCATTGACAGGGTAACATCCTATGCCCGCTCACGGACCATCGCAAAGAGGCTTACCGCTGACAACTTAAAAAGGATGAAGGATGCCGGTCTCACGAGACTCCACATAGGATTGGAATCGGGGAGCAACTTTCTCCTCAAATACATGAACAAAGGTGTCACAAAAGAAGAACATATTGAGTGCGGGGAAAAGGTGAAGGCGTCGGGGATAGAGCTTTCAGAATACATAGTGCTCGGTATGGGCGGCAGGAAATGGTGGAAGGAACATGTCCAGGATACATCCGATGCCCTGAATATTATCAATCCTGATTTTATCCGCTTCAGGACGTTGAAAGTGACCAAGGATATGCCTCTTTATGAAAAGGTAGAAAGCGGTGATTTTATCCTTTCCACAGAAGAGGAAATACTTCTGGAAGAAAGGTTCCTTATTGAACACCTCAACGGCATAACAAGTTACATAAAAAGTGACCATATTCTTAACCTCCTTGAAGAGGTTGAAGGGAAGCTTCCCGAAGAAAAAGAGAAATTACTGGGGGTTATTGACGAATTCCTCTCGCTTACCGATGAACAAAGACTCGTATTCAGGTTCGGGAGAAGGGCAGGTATCTACAGGCAGCTCAATGATCTCAATGACGAACTCACCTATTTCAAGATAAAAAAACAGATCCGGGAAATGGAACAGAAAGAGCCCGGAAGCGTAGAAAAAACCCTCTTGCTACTCCTCGAAAATTACATCTAA
- a CDS encoding MFS transporter — MKQFNFKVLLILSLGHLVVDIYQGALPATLPFLKEKLSLSYTMTGVILMMANFTSSVLQPLFGFYSDRKTKAVLLPIGLLAAGIGFSLLSIPTNYFIVLFLVVISGLGVASYHPEGYKTAHFFTGEKSVTGMSIFSVGGNFGFSLGPLFAIYIIQYLGFSSLPLIVVPSLLCTAVIIYYRKTIAIPRLAHAEQQKTASKAPVGAYISLFLVIAIVVMRSWTQMGLLTYIPFYYINHLKGDPLFAGNLIFVYLVCGAAGTLIGAPFADRWGHKLFLRLSMFLATITLPLIFVPFIQKTYLIFIVLGIQGMLLISTFSVTIVMAQKLLPNKLGVASGLMVGFAIGTGGIGVTLLGLVADNFGVPVALESIMILPLIGFILSLVVRYKG, encoded by the coding sequence ATGAAACAATTTAATTTCAAGGTACTTTTAATCCTCTCTTTGGGGCATCTGGTCGTCGATATATACCAGGGCGCGCTTCCTGCCACCCTGCCATTTTTAAAGGAAAAGCTCTCACTTTCCTATACCATGACCGGTGTTATTCTGATGATGGCCAACTTTACCTCATCGGTGCTCCAGCCCCTCTTTGGCTTTTATTCCGACAGGAAAACAAAGGCAGTGCTTCTACCCATCGGTTTGCTTGCTGCAGGCATAGGGTTTTCCCTTTTGTCCATTCCAACAAATTATTTTATTGTTCTTTTTCTTGTGGTGATAAGCGGGCTCGGCGTTGCCTCCTATCATCCGGAAGGTTATAAAACTGCTCACTTTTTTACCGGCGAAAAGAGCGTCACCGGCATGTCTATTTTCTCTGTGGGCGGAAATTTTGGTTTTTCTCTGGGGCCCCTCTTTGCAATATATATCATCCAGTATCTCGGATTTTCTTCGCTCCCTCTTATTGTTGTGCCATCGCTCCTGTGCACAGCCGTTATCATTTATTACAGAAAAACAATCGCTATTCCGAGACTTGCCCACGCCGAGCAGCAAAAGACTGCATCCAAAGCCCCGGTAGGCGCCTATATCTCGCTTTTTCTTGTTATTGCCATTGTTGTCATGCGGTCCTGGACACAGATGGGATTGCTCACTTACATACCCTTTTACTACATCAACCACCTGAAAGGCGATCCGCTATTTGCAGGGAATCTTATATTCGTCTATCTCGTATGCGGCGCTGCCGGCACACTTATCGGCGCACCCTTTGCGGACAGGTGGGGGCATAAATTATTTCTGCGTCTGTCCATGTTCCTTGCCACAATAACCCTTCCCCTTATCTTTGTGCCCTTTATCCAAAAGACCTATCTCATATTTATCGTCCTTGGTATTCAGGGGATGCTCCTTATATCAACATTTTCCGTAACGATAGTTATGGCACAGAAGCTTCTTCCGAATAAACTCGGTGTTGCCTCCGGTCTCATGGTGGGTTTTGCCATAGGCACCGGTGGAATCGGTGTAACCCTTCTCGGTTTGGTGGCCGACAATTTTGGCGTACCCGTAGCCCTTGAGTCTATAATGATACTTCCGCTTATAGGATTCATTCTGAGTCTGGTAGTAAGGTATAAAGGATAA
- a CDS encoding nucleotidyl transferase AbiEii/AbiGii toxin family protein translates to MITTTELHRVAEQEELRFDQVEKDYVILWLLSGLAHSGAKEHGWVFKGGTCLRHCYYKGYRFSEDIDFSCRPDGKNLETSLRLLDTVAAWVLRESGIRLSMREPLTVSGDFQIEIPVEYNRGGARRQGLPQVKVHLTFDEPVLDKAVVHSVKPGYSDLSAFSITTYSKREILAEKMRSLLQQQKKWPRPRDLYDLWYILCKSGEYFSWKELKPLFDEKCHIRGMQPDIRGLTSDTLREWNEKAWLDRLGPMLKNTPDFDRLWNEWVKTFHGLVEDMK, encoded by the coding sequence ATGATTACGACGACGGAACTGCATCGCGTGGCGGAACAGGAAGAGCTCCGTTTTGATCAGGTTGAAAAAGACTATGTCATACTCTGGCTTCTGTCGGGATTGGCACATTCAGGAGCAAAAGAGCACGGCTGGGTCTTCAAGGGCGGGACATGTTTGAGACACTGTTATTATAAGGGTTACCGGTTCTCTGAGGACATTGACTTCAGCTGCAGGCCCGACGGAAAAAACCTTGAGACATCGCTCCGTCTGCTCGACACGGTTGCCGCGTGGGTTTTGCGGGAATCGGGCATTCGTTTGTCCATGCGTGAGCCTCTGACGGTGTCGGGCGATTTTCAGATTGAGATTCCCGTAGAGTACAATCGGGGTGGGGCGCGACGGCAGGGATTACCACAGGTCAAGGTGCATCTGACCTTTGATGAACCTGTTCTTGATAAAGCGGTTGTCCATTCCGTCAAACCGGGCTATTCCGACCTTTCGGCATTCAGTATTACGACTTATTCCAAAAGAGAAATCCTTGCGGAAAAGATGAGATCACTACTGCAGCAGCAGAAGAAGTGGCCACGTCCGAGAGATTTGTATGATCTCTGGTATATTCTGTGCAAATCAGGAGAGTATTTTTCATGGAAAGAACTGAAACCTCTTTTCGATGAGAAGTGCCATATTCGGGGCATGCAGCCTGATATTAGGGGTCTGACTTCGGACACGCTGCGAGAGTGGAACGAAAAGGCATGGCTCGACCGATTGGGGCCAATGCTGAAAAACACGCCGGATTTTGATCGCCTATGGAATGAATGGGTGAAGACCTTTCACGGGTTGGTAGAGGATATGAAATGA
- a CDS encoding YheU family protein, translating to MSIHIIPVNKLSPEAIQGVIEEFISRDGTDYGEIEASQKAKFRQVRHKLENGLAVLIFDDVTETINIFLADNPILKKIEASTE from the coding sequence ATGTCTATCCATATAATTCCAGTCAACAAACTCAGTCCTGAAGCCATACAAGGTGTTATTGAAGAATTTATTTCAAGAGACGGCACTGATTATGGTGAGATAGAGGCTTCTCAAAAAGCAAAATTCAGACAGGTACGACATAAACTTGAAAACGGATTGGCAGTTCTCATTTTTGATGACGTGACTGAGACTATTAATATATTCCTGGCTGATAACCCTATTTTAAAAAAGATTGAGGCATCAACCGAGTGA
- a CDS encoding alcohol dehydrogenase catalytic domain-containing protein produces MKAMALNRISRLPEEKNPLSLVDLPVPVPEDEEVLVKVSACGVCHTELDEIEGRTPPPQFPIVLGHQIVGNIVETGKSVGKLKIGDRVGIGWIHSACGRCGFCLRGDDNLCEQFEATGRDTHGGYAEYATVREGFAFKIPDAFTDMEAAPLLCAGAIGYRSLRLTGLEDGDNLGLIGFGASAHLVIQMTQHKYPHSKIFVFARSEGERAFARELGA; encoded by the coding sequence ATGAAGGCAATGGCATTGAATAGAATCAGCAGGCTTCCGGAGGAAAAGAACCCTCTGTCTCTTGTCGATCTTCCTGTCCCTGTACCGGAAGACGAGGAGGTTCTTGTCAAGGTTTCTGCCTGTGGCGTATGCCATACCGAACTGGACGAGATTGAGGGCAGGACTCCCCCGCCACAATTTCCCATTGTCCTCGGTCATCAGATTGTCGGGAACATTGTAGAGACAGGTAAAAGTGTAGGCAAACTGAAGATCGGGGACAGGGTTGGCATTGGCTGGATACATTCTGCATGCGGGAGATGCGGATTCTGTCTCAGAGGTGACGACAACCTCTGCGAACAATTTGAGGCAACCGGCAGGGATACCCATGGCGGTTATGCCGAGTATGCTACTGTCCGGGAAGGCTTTGCTTTCAAGATACCTGATGCCTTTACTGATATGGAGGCGGCACCGCTTTTGTGTGCAGGTGCAATCGGGTACCGTTCTCTCAGGCTTACGGGCTTGGAAGACGGGGACAATCTCGGTTTGATCGGCTTTGGCGCCTCGGCCCATCTCGTAATACAGATGACACAACATAAATATCCACACTCAAAGATTTTTGTCTTCGCGCGGAGCGAGGGAGAAAGGGCCTTTGCGCGCGAACTGGGCGCT
- a CDS encoding CoA pyrophosphatase, translated as MISLIREKVKQYNPKTMESPGALCAGVVIPIYEKEQESFIVLTKRSNEVRMHKGEVSFPGGMCEDDDGSVMNTALRECCEEIGVRKNDVEIIGRLDDMHTLTGFVITPYVGIIPYPYRFKTNPVEVAYLINLPVEYLMGVNPVMEEAEHMGNIQVVPSFYYNGDRVWGATCRLLLQFRKIVNNETI; from the coding sequence ATGATTTCGCTTATACGGGAGAAGGTAAAACAGTATAACCCAAAAACCATGGAAAGCCCCGGAGCCCTTTGTGCGGGTGTCGTGATACCTATATATGAAAAAGAGCAGGAATCCTTCATTGTCCTCACCAAACGGTCAAATGAGGTAAGAATGCACAAAGGCGAGGTCTCTTTCCCGGGAGGTATGTGCGAAGACGATGATGGCAGTGTCATGAATACCGCGCTTCGTGAATGCTGTGAAGAGATTGGTGTGAGAAAAAATGATGTTGAGATTATTGGAAGATTAGATGATATGCATACACTGACGGGGTTTGTCATAACGCCTTACGTGGGTATAATCCCTTACCCTTACAGATTCAAAACCAACCCCGTAGAAGTTGCCTACCTCATTAACCTGCCCGTAGAATATCTTATGGGTGTTAACCCGGTTATGGAAGAGGCGGAGCACATGGGCAATATACAGGTAGTGCCGTCTTTTTATTACAATGGCGACAGGGTATGGGGTGCCACATGTCGCCTGCTTCTGCAGTTCAGAAAAATTGTAAATAATGAAACAATTTAA